The following DNA comes from Osmerus eperlanus chromosome 5, fOsmEpe2.1, whole genome shotgun sequence.
GTAAACAttaaagggggggaggggggggggttgaatgaAGTAACTCTGTTGAAGATCTAAATGTGgttttctgtttctgtgttgttgttttttccagACGGAAATTGCCAAACGGCTTAACGCAATTTTAGCTCAAATTATGCCTTTTCTGTCACAAGAGGTGAGTTTTTCAAGTGATCAACATTTCAATGTCACACACATGCCAAAGGTGGCGGTTATGGTAGTCATATTATGTAATCTAAAGTtacaccccccaaaaaatgtaaGGTTAGTTTTTAATGAATAATTGTGCATGCCAAGTGTTGGCCTCTTAAAGGCAGTAATGCAGTGAATATCCCGTGTGTATTAGTCAGTTAAATGTGTCCTTCATTAAGACGTGTTTgttcccccagcaccagcagcaggtgGCTCAGGCTGTTGAGCGTGCTAAGCAGGTGACTATGACAGAGCTGAATGCCATCATCGGGGTACGTGGACTTCCCAATCTGCCTCTGACCGTGTGTATACCTCCTTTTATACCTTTTACACCTCCATGGCCACTGGAAGacccgcacgcacacgcacgcacacgtacgcacacgtacgcacacgtacgcacacgtacgcacacgtacgcacacgtacgcacacgtacgcacacgtacgcacacgtacgcacacgtaCGCACAAATGATTGAAAACATTCTGCTCAGGGGCGTTATGCCATTCAAGGTTGGGGCTCCACCAAATGAAATGGTTTGATAAATGAAAGTCACCAAACCAAATTTAGCTCCTTTTCAAGAGAGGTGGCAGCAGTGTAGGAGATGCTGTAGTGCTGGAGCACTTTAAGATTTGCTTCAAATGTAAAGTgcgttacaaataaaatctattattattattagtgtaGACGAGAGGGAGTGAGCGAGTGTAATCTTCAACAGCCATAACAGCACCAGAAATTGACAAATATCTCTAAATAAATAGACAATATTTACCCCCATATAAAGTGGGAGATTActtatgatatatatatatatatatatatatatatatattcaaccATTTATATATTCAACCATTTATATATtcaaccatatatatatatatatatatatatatatatatatatatgcatatgtATATGCAGTCCTGGGGAAGGACCCCGATGCCCCATGTTCTAACTGTGCCCACCAGAGTTTTGGCTCGCATGACTCCCCTGATTCTGTTTGTTTCCATGACTTAGACCACATACAGTTAACAATTACCTAGAGAATACAGAACACCGTCAGCCCCCCACAAAGTGCAGGTTTTCCCTGGTCATGGATTCATTTTACTGTTTAAAGATTGTGTTATTGTTATACTGTGTCATGTTGTCTGAAGAGCTAGGGTTTAGGGCGGGTCAGGTCAGGCCTGTTGGCTCATGTTCTTGTCTCGGTGGCATCGTCACTGTCTggttgtgtaattataaagccAGAGATCTCTGGAGATCCCCCCCTGCTGTATGTGTTGCTTTAATTGGCTATTGTTTTAACAAGGAGGCTCATCCCTTACTGCCGAGCTGGATAGCTGTGGGAATtgaaggcaggggagagggggtagaggtgaACAACACTGTATACCTGGACAGTattcaccagcacacacacactcacgtagtCAGTAATCAGCCCTTACTGCCGTAGCTCATTTCTGTAGCAGCACACAGCATGCAGTCTTGTTCAGACCTCATCTACCATCTGCTCTTCATTGATCACCAACACCAGCCCTTTTAGTCCCACTGTATAAATGATTAGACTTCCCCGCAATCAAAGCTCACGTTATCAGCGATCTTGTTATGACACAAGTTCACCCTGCTCTGACCTTAGCTGCCTTCTCATTGAGCTCTCTTACATGCACAGGAGGTATGTTGCACTGCCTGTCGGAGGGCCCATATTGAAATTCAATGACCGCCCCCCGTGACCTTATGCTCCTGGGTAATGGCTTCCAGAAATGGCTCTGATTCGATTGTCTGAGGTGATGTAGTGTTATTAGATTTTAGCCTACAGAGCAATGCCTTGATTACACCTTAACCATGTAAGCAGGGCTGTCGCATGGAATTTACCTGTGTCGTGTTGTTATTGGGCGAAATAATTGATTTATTATTAGTTGGGAATTCTTCTTTAACCTTTGAACAGCTCAAATCAGTTACCAGTATCAGTAACCACTCTCATTATCTGGCCACTGTCAGCGGTTATTGGAATGTAGGTAAATGTccaaggttgggggggggggggggggtataacaGCACAGTGATTCCCAGTATATGGCCCAATTTGGCTGTATCCCTTGTTCTGAAACATTGAGTACATTTGTTTGCACACCCCGGTGTGGggttgtggaggagggggggggggggtgcgaatGCGTAGTAACCATTAGTAATTCATGAAGGAGTGGCTCTGTAGACATGCCAAAGGCCTCATGCATATTATAGAGCAAGGTGGGGTGAAGGGAGCGTGCCAGCGAGCAGGAAGCCAGCAGCATGTCTTATTGATGGGACGGGAGGGCCGGTAATAGGATGCATCTAGGCCAGCTGCTGCTGGTGAGGGGCTGCCGCCCGGACACCTCACATTAGACCGCTCTCTCATTGGTGGAGAGCCAGGGCTGTGGGGCTAGCCAGCGACCTGCTAGCACGGACCTGGGTGCATGGCTCTTAACCAGCCTTGTTTGTCAGTTGGAATATCCTGTCAGGAGAATGATGCGTTTGGAGTATCCTCTCCCGTTGTTGAGTTCATTTAGCTAGCATTAGCATTTAGCTGTTGACtgcctttttattttatttttggctGATGGGGCTATAGGGAAATAAGTCCTGTGCTAAACGTAATTACTACCCATGGAAGTGTAGTCCTAGCTTTTCAGTGGGTTGCCATTTTTACAGTGATGATTACACTTGGAGCATCTAGCTCATTAGTGTCTGTCATGCATGTGGCCTGATCTGTGGTTGTTACACATAGGTCTGAACctgtcactctcctccctccctccctctctccctctctccctctctccctctctccctctttccctctccctctctccctccctccctccacccatcgcctctctccctccctccgtccctcccccagcagcagcagcaggctgtcTACCCAGCAGCTCTCATGGTCAGTGTTACACACAGATGGCCCCCTGTAGCATTTGCTGGAGCTATTGGGCTTGCTAGCACAGAGAGGAGCTTGAGGGGCTTATGCATGCTGCATGCTATTCCTCCAGGAACTGCCAAAGTGCCCATTGACGTTTCGCCATTTTGTGCCTGAAGTGAAGTCGTTTTGAGCAAAAACGACAAATGAGCTTGGCTGCTATATTCACACACTGAAATAAAGATGAGCACAAAGAGCAGGTCTTTATCTAGGAATATTGAATTAGAGGGAATAGGCTTCCTTTCTTGCTTTATTATTGTCTCCATTTGTGGCCCTCTAATGAGGGCTGTGGCTGATCAGCCATGCATATTACCCATCAGTGCCTCATTAAGCACAATGAGCAGGGATGGGGCTCCCCTGCCAACAAACTGGCTGCTTAATTTCCCTCATGGACCTAATATCAtatctcacacacccacacacacacacacacacacaaatcttgtATGCACATTTTATAATTGGATTGGCAGCCCTGGAGTTGAGGGGAAGGTTGCAAGTTCATCTCCCTTATGACACCCCGCGCTATAGCCATTCTCAACCCTACCTGCGGTGTAGATAATGTGAAAATCTAGAAGCAattacccctccccctccctccagaatGACAGCTGATGGACATATTGGTATTGTTGTGCCCTTTCATAGTGCAGGCCCAGTGTGTGTACAAGCTTgatgaaaaagtaatatttccTTGTCTCACAAGTGAAGTGGGTTTGATAACCAAGTGAAGGCCAATGCATCACACCATGACACGTCCCTGATGGGTTCCTCCATCCATTACGACGGCCCTGATCTTCTGGACGTGACCAGAAATGGTCACTGTTGGAAACCAGACTCGTaaactcgctctggataagagcgtctgctaaatgactaaatgtaaatgtaaaaagagaGTCAGAGAGCCATAATAACATCTGAATTATTCAGCTGGCTTGTAGACTGTAATAAATTGTGGATGTCTTTATTGGTGGCTTGGCTAAGTATTATTTAACCTTGCTTTAAACTGCTTACTTCCTTACTGAGTGCCTTTTAACTGCCATCCATTTTCCCGTGCCTTTCAAATATTGATGGGGGAGTATTGGAGGCTTGGCTCGGTGCCAGGCAAGGACCCTGGGTCTCCGTGCCAGGCAGGGACCCTGGGTCTGGGCTGCCAGGCAGGGACTCTGGGTCTGGGCTGCCAGGCAGGGACTCTGGGTCTGGGCTGCCAGGCAGGGACTCTGGGTCTGGGCTGCCAGGCAGGGACTCTGGGTCTGGGCTGCCAGGCAGGGACCCTGGGACAGTGTAGCTTGCCAGCCACATGTGCCcgctccagcagcagctgctggCTCTCGCTACTATCGGATTGTCGAAGTTTGGGTTTGTGGCTTTACTCATGTGCTGCGCATCCACCCGAGTGAATGTGAAGGGAGTTGACATGCACGGCTGCTTTGTGAAGGGTTTTAAAGAGCAGgtggttgtttatcccccgcaGGCTGACAGATAGATTCCCGTGCCTCCTctgggaacccccccccccccagcttacTGACCAACTCACTGACAGCTGAGGCAGCGTGAAATACGCTAGTTTACATCAAGCAGAATGCTAACTCCACAGATAACCCCTCGTTTTGACGAGCGCGGCTGGCTTGAGGAGGCTCTCGTTGACTTCCATTGTGCAGTGATTAATCCAAAGCTTTAACTAACTTTGCTGAGTGAGTTCTTCTGCTCCCCGGCGTCCCGCCAACACCCCCCAGTATCCTGCCTCCGACGTGTTGAGCAGTTGACGGTCGTTAGTTATAACTTGTATTTTCCTCACAGCACATCTGAGGCTTatgccccaccaccccacagacTGGTATGAAAATAGCTCTGAGAGGGATTGCTCTCTTGATCCTGACGGTAATAGATGTGTGAATGTGCTAATACTCGCCCGCCCCTCTCGCTGCGCAAATGGGGGGTTTAACTGATCAGCTCGCGTGTAGTGCATGGCGTCTCTTTATTCTCTTTCCCTCCGACCCACTTGTGGTGTGTCTCGTGTTGTCTCGTCcgcccgccgccccccccccccccccccccccccccacagcagcagcagctccaggcACAGCACCTCTCCCACGCTGCCCACGGCCCTCCCATCCAGatgccccctcacccctcggGCCTGCAGCCCCCCGGCATCCCCCCGGTGACGGGCGCGGGCTCTGGCCTCCTGGCCCTGGGAGCCCTGGGCAGCCAGGCCCACCTGCCCGTGAAGGATGAGAAGAACCACCACGATCTGGAGcacagaggtgaggagagggggggccttCTCCAGACTACTTAGAGCTTTCATGATAACATGACTGACAGCGTGATAAGTGTAAAAacttggatgggggtgggggtgaaatGATTCATCTGGAGAAACTGAGTTAGTCCATGCTCCAAGGTCCCCTAGGTAAGAGCTATATCCTGTCTGCTCACATTCTGTGTGGGTAATGAACTGGTACATTCTCATGCCCATGACTGGACAAGCTATTCAACGACTCCAATCACACCGTGATAAGAAAGCCCTGTAGGCAAATCTCTCACTTAACCACCAGCATCTGTTATGATATGCTAACTGACTTGTGTTTTCCTTTGCATGACTTGGCTAATCATCTTCTCCCCCTTCCATGGCTGGTTCCTGTAATAAGAGAGCACGGTGAGTcctccagtggtgtgtgtgtgtgtgtgtcgcatgTAAGAATGCTTTCAAAATCAAGAGCATTTCATTCATAATTCACCGTTAATGTCAAGTGAGATTTCTTGCTAAAAACACACTAAAGCCCCATGTTCAGCCAGCATCCTAATCTGCGCTCAATAAAATGATTAATGGGAAATGAGGTTTGCAATATAAGCCATGTGCATTTAATCCAGAGGGGAAATGACTTGTATCACGCTAGAGAGATTAGCAGCTCTGTAATTTCATCACAATTAAAGAAAGGCTTGGACTTCCCTACTTAAAAGATTTATCTGATCCCTTCCAGTGTCTCCCTTGTGTACCAGCCCTCCATCTACTCTCTGGCATTTTGATAAATATTTATGTGCACAAATGCAgaattgttttatttatcatTTTTGGTACTCTAACCCGGTGCGCCCCCGACCTGctaaagcatttgtttgtatggCTGTGATCTCTGATGGCTCGTGATGGGCTCTGCGAGATTGTGTTTCTGtcggctgggcctgctgaatgGGTGCAGTCATGTCTGAAGAAATGGAACTCCTGGGGCGATTAGCAGGACTGTTTTGTTGCCGCGCAGGTCATCTGATAGCATAGTGGTGACTTTGGTTAATGAGTCACGCTAAGCATCTCTTGAAAAGGTCAGCCATTATAGAGACAGTGGCCCTTTGCCCAGACAGCTAGTCCCATCGCCCTCTGTCGACTCCACCGGGCTGCCGTTTGAGCTCTGGACCTCAGAGGAAGAGACAAGGGACTCAGGAAGAAGACTCGGACTGTTTACAGGCCAACAGAACTCCCGTAAAGGCCTGTTGGACACCTGCCTGGTCCCTTCCAGCATATTGACTTTTAGAGTGAGCTGTCCCAGCGTGTGTGGGCAGCCAGTGAGGAGAAGCACCAGTTGGTCCCACGCTGCTGTGCCCACTGGCAGGAtctagaccccccccctccccctctttctttatctctccgcTCAGAGGCCTGCCGTTAAAAGCCGAGTGCAGCTGACATGGTGCCCAAGCACGCCACAGCAATCAATGGCCGTTGCCcacgcccctctctctgtctctctctctctctctctctctctctctctctctctctctctctctctctctctctctctctctctctctctctctctctctctctctctctctctctctctctctctctctctctctctctctctctctcatctctatccctctccccccccccccccccccctctctctctctttgtctcgctcGGCGGCGCTGACTAGAGAAAGAGCCTCTGTtcagcaccaacacacacactgctcatgtccctgtgtttgttgtccggttgtgagaggggaggagggagaggagcccaGGGAACAAGCTCCCCCTTCAGCCCAGATAAGGGCTCATTCTGCCGGGGGTACAGggccaggcctgtgtgtgagatGAAGCTTGGCTGGTGTCAGGGTACTGTCTGGAGCGGTCTCGCAGTTGGCTTGTTAAGAATCTGTGGCATCTCTGGTTCTGGGGACTGGATGCTTCCTGTGTTTGGATTGGAGCCGGTTGTCCTGAATGCACATTAGCATGGTGGGGGATACTGCTCGATGGCTGTTTCTTGGAACTGTAATAAACCCTGTATGCGCTTTGTCCTTGCAGAACAACTCAATATCCCCCTCGGACAGCCTGCGCACGGCCAGCGAGAAGCACCGCAGCTCCTCAGACTACAACATGGACTCCAAGAAACGCAAAGTGGAGGAGAAAGACAGCATGAGTCGATACGTACGTCACCACCGCCACTCAGGCCCTGAGCACGAGCTACGCCACCAGGTCGGGGAAGTCCCATCTCTTGACCcctttccccttctcccctccacagGACAGCGACGGCGATAAGAGCGATGACCTGGTCGTCGACGTGTCCAACGAGGTGAGGGCACCACTTGATTGGCCgggcggggcggggtggggggggaataTGACGTTGTCGACCTGAAGATGTCAGCGTTACACGCCGAGCATACAGCCGTGTAGTCACCCCGCcgtgtgtctgtcccccccccctcccccaggaccctgcCACCCCACGGGCCAGCCCCGCCCACTCGCCCCCGGAGAACGGCATCGACAAACCGCGGCCCCCGAAGAAGGACACGCCCACCAGCCCCGCGTCGGTGGCCTCCTCTGGCAGCACGCCGTCCTCCAAGACCAAAGAGCACAGCCAAGTACATGCAGCTCCCCAGCACTGGGTTActactgggagggggggggggggggttcaaatcTAGGACAGCCAACGAAGGCCCTTCAGTGGCTTTAGTAGTGGCTGTCTGTTCCCTCGGCCGCGTTTTAAGTACATGACTAACCGTCAGGGATAATAATGTCCTGCAGCAGGATCAGCCAGGTTCTCTCTTAATAACTCAGTGTATTTAACTATTCCAGgatcgccccccccccttagaaaaaaaagattaaacCAAAAGCAgcaagggatgaggggggaaaaaATGTCTATTGTAGAGGTAATAGGGTTTGGAATAAATAGCAGTTTAGAGCTCTGCAGGACTTGTCAGAGATGGGATTAAGTTCAGTTTGTGTCTGGCTTTTGGTTTGTGactcagttctctctctctctctccccctcctgctacaGAATGACAAGTCCTCAACGCCTGGTCTCAAGTCCAACACGCCGACCCCCCGCAGCGACGGCCCCACCCCTGGCACCAGTACCACCCCTGGGCTGCGGCCCATCCTGGGCAAGCCCACAGGCATGGAAGCCCTGGGTTAGTGCTCCcctcacacccagccccctctgAAAGCCAAGAGCTCTGCTGGCAGCCTCGTTTCCATCTCATCTGTTTGTGGCTGGACTCAGTATtggactgaccccccccccctcttctctctcgccAGCTGCCCCTGCTCTGCGGACGCCCCTCTCCATCGCAGGCTCGTACCCTACTCCCTTTGCCATGATGGGCCACCCGGACATGAACGGGGGTCTGACCAGCCCGTACGCAggcctccacatctctcctcagATGAGCGCCGCAGCCGCTGCCGCCTACGGACGATCGCCAatggtaacccccccccccccccgcgctccctccccccctccgtgcTTTCACGCGTCACCATGTTAGAGGTGAGGCGTGCGGCGGGGCTGACGGCAGCCGTGTCCTCTTCTGTTTTCTAGGGCTTCGATCCGCACACACCACATGAGAGCTCCCGGCCTTCAGCCAGTCTCACCTCCATCTCTGGGGGCAAGCCGTAGTGTCCCCTCTCccggccccctctctctctgtctcagtcctgtgtcctgtgtcaGCCAGCTgaaggcctctctctctgtctcagtcctGTGTCCCGTGTCCTGTGTCAGCCAGCTGaaggcctctctcctgtctcagggCCTACTCCTTCCACGTCAGCGCCGACGGGCAGATGCAGCCCCGTGCCCATCCCCCCCGACGCCCTGATTGGCCCGGGCATCCCACGCCACGCCCGCCAGATCAACACGCTCAGCCACGGCGAGGTGGTGTGCGCCGTCACCATCAGCAACCCCACGCGCCACGTCTACACGGGGGGCAAGGGCTGCGTGAAGATCTGGGAcatcagccagccaggcagcaagAGTCCCGTGTCCCAGCTGGACTGCCTGGTGAGCAGCCGTCCTCGCCGCAACGCGTTGAGACGGGGTGGAGGATATGGGAAGAACCCCGAGTATCTATGCCCAGACCTCATGTTCCTGTATTGATTCCCCCCACCCgctgccctcccctctgccgCAGAACCGGGATAACTACATCCGCTCCTGCAAGCTGCTGCCAGACGGCCGCACATTGATCGTGGGCGGGGAGGCCAGCACGCTGACCATCTGGGACCTGGCCTCCCAGACGCCGCGCATCAAGGCGGAGCTCACCTCCTCCGCCCCGGCCTGCTACGCCCTGGCCATCAGCCCCGACGCCAAGGTCTGCTTCTCCTGCTGCTCCGACGGCAACATCGCCGTCTGGGACCTCCACAACCAGACCCTGGTCAGGTAGGTcccacatccccccctcccgtccACAGGAGCAGTGCTCTGAAGGCTTCACGCTGGGCTGATGGAGCGCAGTTTCCACAGGTGGTGTTTTTGAGTCTGTGAGCATGTAAAGAcgcttctctcttgctctctcttgctctctctcgctctcttgctcgctctccctctctctctctctctctctctctctctctccctctctctctctctctctccctctctctatccctctctctctctctctctccctctctctctcgctccctctctctcgctctctctctctctccctctctctctctctctctctccctctctctctctctctccctctctctctctctcatgtcacaGGCAGTTCCAGGGCCACACGGACGGCGCTAGCTGCATCGACATCTCCCACGACGGCACCAAGCTGTGGACCGGGGGCCTGGACAACACGGTGCGCTCCTGGGACCTGAGAGAGGGCAGGCAGCTGCAGCAGCACGACTTCACCTCCCAGGTAGGGTCGTCCccgtccccacacacacacacacacacacacacgcacacacacggcaacagtcagggagtcagatggctgagcggttagggaatcaggctgttaatcagaaggttgccggttcgattcctggccgtgcaaaatgacgttgtgtccttgggcaaggcacttcacccctacttgcctctgggggaatgtccctgtacttactgtaagtcgctctggataagagcgtctgctaaatgactaaaatgtccaTCACGCTCACTAACGTCTGTCCCGTTGACCAGATCTTCTCCCTGGTTACTGTCCGACGGGCGAGTGGCTGGCGGTGGGCATGGAGAGCAGCAACGTGGAGGTGCTCCACCACACCAAGCCGGACAAGTACCAGCTGCACCTGCACGAGAGCTGCGTCCTCTCGCTCAAGTTCGCCTATTGCGGTGAGTCCAGCCCCAGGGGGGCCTGCAgcccgttcccccccccccccccccccagtggctGTTTTTTGCTTCGGTGTCTTCTTCCTGTAAAGGTCACTGTAGGTAGTACAGCTCTTAGATCCATTACCGTGGCAAGGTGGCCTGTTTATGCTGTGTTCTGTCCTCTCCAGGTAAATGGTTCGTGAGCACTGGGAAGGACAACCTGTTGAACGCTTGGAGGACTCCGTACGGCGCCAGCATATTCCAGGTATGCAGATCGATCCAGTCTGTCTGTGGATGCAGACAGACTCAAGCCGGCGACCGCTGCCTGCCTGGCCCTGTGCTATCAGTGAAAACCTAACCTGAAGTATTGACCAGACGAGTTCAGTTTGAGAAGGACAATCGGGGCGGAGATTGGATGTCATTAGAATCTAACATAGCCTCGCAGTCAGCACTTAACTTCAAATACTTATGGAGCATGCTCAGGTCTTGAAGGTCCCGTGACATAAACATTTCACTTTAAGaggttatttaacccttgtgttatcttcgggtcattctgacccatcagtcattgtgacccaccgtcgtattgcgacaactttagcgcatacaaaaacaaagtgaagcattttcttttaaccgttgggctgtctcagaccccccacattgcaaaggttaaaataaaatgatttttatttgtttttgtattgggtaaacacaacgatggttcgttatgaatttttgggtcatgtgactcgaaggcagcacaagggttaacattaatatgagttcccctagccttccgtaggtcccccagtggctggacattttgataggtgtaaaccaagccctgggtattcttctccgcctttgagaaaattaaaGGCTCCAAACGCTCCAATTTGAAAAGGTTCctcttatgtcgtcataaggaggaaggttacctcccctttctctgctttgctcgcacagagaatttggcccctcaatgagaaaatgagcaaCGACTGTGCAAGCGCGATATTagtttttcctcgagacatcatggcttgcatgatcgaagcatggcagttagccccgcctctttcttcctcatagcatttaaagctacagacacagaaatggcacgtcctgaggaaagctcattgtgggactgctcgtagtgcctgtaattctgcaccacggctgaatttcgggagagaggcttcagatacagtattaggggaccactaaggcctatataaaaacatccaaaaacagcatgccatgggaccttctGAGAAAAGGTTGAATCCCATCTAAAGCTcatctccctgtttcagtccaaGGAGTCATCCTCGGTCCTGAGCTGTGACATCTCAGCGGACGACAAGTACATCGTGACGGGCTCCGGTGACAAGAAGGCTACTGTGTACGAGGTCATCTACTAGATGGAAGCTGCAGTGGATCGGAGCGCGTCCTGCTCAGGAACAGGaccccgctcctcccccctcccccccccccatctacccCCTCCTCACAGACAGCATGGATGTGGCCTGCAGCCCCCTGGGTGAACTgactggagggaggggcctGGCTGGGCCGGACTGGACTGGACCGGACCAGACTGCACATCTATGGCCCAGGATAGCTGTGTCCCTCTGCCCCTGTTATCCCATCACTCATGCGACTTAACACACCTCCCAAGGCACTAGTGAAGAAAATATTGTCTCACTGTTTTCAGTTTATtggattttttgtttttttgggtgtCTTTTTGAACACGGCGGGACAGATCCGTGACGTAACAAGCGGCGGCTCCCTGCTCTGGAGCTTCTCTCTGGAGCTCCTGTGAAAAGTGTACATAATGGAGTAATAAAAGGCCTTTTATAGATTTATATTTTGGTGTCCAGTTACGCTTGTGATGGTTCTTACTTGTTCTCTCCTTGATTCTCGGTTCCGCCCCCTGGGGGATGGAAATTAGATTAGGACTTTGTAAAAGGATATtctatttcagttttttttttttttttttttcatgcctTTTTCAAGTTCGTTTTCCAGGCTGACCTTTTCGGAAATCTAATTTGGATTTTTCTCCctgaaaaaaaacttttttgctTATTAGAACACGTAACCGGGACATTTGAACAGATTCTCTGGATTGTAACCGTGGAGAACTCTGGGAAATGCCCCAGTCTTCAGACTGAACCATCAGAGAAGCAGGAATCCTGGACcaggaaggggtggagggaaggcTCGGCCTGTCGCTTATCTGTGCCCGACAGCCCTGGTCCAATCAAATGAATCCTAGAGAAAAAAAAGGACACCAAGGAACACAGCTGCTAGATTGACTGTAAAAAAATGGTGCTTCTCTGCACAAGCAGCCCTCTGGAAGATCATTGGTGTGctttgggtgggggggtggggggggggagggagggtctaTGCTCTCAATTGACTGTCCAATAACCTGCTTGTGCAAATTGTTCTGTGCTCACCATGGCTTCATCCCAAGTCATCAGTCTTTAATAGTTCGATTACCTGTCTTGACTGCCTGTACGGTAACTGATATGCAAGGGTTACACTGAAGTAGTCAAACGAGTCTAACAACTTTGTTCCTGTTTGATATGCTCTGTTTACTTTTTCCACTTCATGATGTGCCTGTGTCATGGCCCTCTCGTGGGCCAGCTTGAATGATCTCTTATTCATAGACACATCAGATCATGTAGCAAACTGTCATCATCACTGAGGATATGTACAGTTGTTGATATTTCAATAAACTG
Coding sequences within:
- the tle3a gene encoding LOW QUALITY PROTEIN: transducin-like enhancer protein 3-A (The sequence of the model RefSeq protein was modified relative to this genomic sequence to represent the inferred CDS: inserted 1 base in 1 codon; deleted 1 base in 1 codon), whose translation is MYPQGRHPAPHQPGQPGFKFTVAESCDRIKDEFQFLQAQYHSLKVEYDKLANEKTEMQRHYVMYYEMSYGLNIEMHKQTEIAKRLNAILAQIMPFLSQEHQQQVAQAVERAKQVTMTELNAIIGVRGLPNLPLTQQQQAVYPAALMQQQLQAQHLSHAAHGPPIQMPPHPSGLQPPGIPPVTGAGSGLLALGALGSQAHLPVKDEKNHHDLEHRESTNNSISPSDSLRTASEKHRSSSDYNMDSKKRKVEEKDSMSRYDSDGDKSDDLVVDVSNEDPATPRASPAHSPPENGIDKPRPPKKDTPTSPASVASSGSTPSSKTKEHSQNDKSSTPGLKSNTPTPRSDGPTPGTSTTPGLRPILGKPTGMEALAAPALRTPLSIAGSYPTPFAMMGHPDMNGGLTSPYAGLHISPQMSAAAAAAYGRSPMGFDPHTPHESSRPSASLTSISGGKPAYSFHVSADGQMQPVPIPPDALIGPGIPRHARQINTLSHGEVVCAVTISNPTRHVYTGGKGCVKIWDISQPGSKSPVSQLDCLNRDNYIRSCKLLPDGRTLIVGGEASTLTIWDLASQTPRIKAELTSSAPACYALAISPDAKVCFSCCSDGNIAVWDLHNQTLVRQFQGHTDGASCIDISHDGTKLWTGGLDNTVRSWDLREGRQLQQHDFTSQIFSXGYCPTGEWLAVGMESSNVEVLHHTKPDKYQLHLHESCVLSLKFAYCGKWFVSTGKDNLLNAWRTPYGASIFQSKESSSVLSCDISADDKYIVTGSGDKKATVYEVIY